In one Hymenobacter sp. DG25B genomic region, the following are encoded:
- a CDS encoding NADP-dependent malic enzyme, which produces MLKINKQEALDYHSRTPAGKIEVVPTKPVSTQLDLALAYSPGVAEPCKEIAADKDAVYKYTAKGNLVAVISNGTAVLGLGNIGPDASKPVMEGKGVLFKKFAGIDCFDIEIDATDPDEFIKIVKALEPTFGGINLEDIKAPECFRIETELREKMNIPLMHDDQHGTAIISSAALLNGLEVVGKRIEDIKLVVSGAGAAAISCLRLYLALGLKLENVVVFDKDGVINSSRTELDPLQFQFATQRPITKLAEAMEGADVFLGLSAANVLPAELLLLMADNPIVFALANPDPEIAYELAMATRPDIIMATGRSDHPNQVNNVLGFPYIFRGALDVRATEINEEMKLAAVKALSELAKEAVPDMVNRAYGDNTLAFGRTYLIPKPLDPRLITTVSPAVAKAAMESGVARIQIDDFLAYEDELRSRLGVNQKLMNRITQAARSNPKRVVFADGDSYKTLKAAQILSEEGIAKPILLGNRNKIARLAAENSLDLEGCEIIDILQQEAKREEYANLLYQKRQRRGITLYEGRRLLRERNYYGSMMLETGEADAFITGLSKDYGKSIVPSLQVIGVEAGVQRVASMYIIQHKKGPFFFADTTVNIDPTAEEMVDIIGLTARAVRFFDAEPRVAVISYSNFGSNPGELPDKARKATELAKKRYPELIIDGEMQANTALNPELLREQYPFSELAEKGGANTLIFPNVISGNIAYKVIQEIGGAEVIGPVLMGMRKPVHILQLGASVREIVNMAAIAVVDAQQPQDRL; this is translated from the coding sequence ATGCTGAAAATAAATAAACAGGAAGCGCTGGATTATCACTCCCGCACACCCGCCGGCAAGATTGAAGTTGTTCCCACCAAGCCCGTCAGTACCCAGCTGGATCTGGCGCTGGCTTACTCCCCGGGAGTTGCCGAGCCCTGTAAGGAAATTGCCGCCGATAAGGACGCCGTTTATAAGTACACCGCCAAGGGAAACCTGGTCGCCGTTATCAGCAACGGCACGGCGGTGCTGGGCCTGGGCAACATTGGCCCCGATGCCTCCAAGCCCGTGATGGAAGGTAAAGGCGTACTGTTCAAGAAGTTTGCCGGCATCGACTGCTTTGATATTGAAATTGATGCCACCGACCCCGACGAGTTCATCAAGATTGTAAAGGCCCTGGAGCCCACCTTCGGCGGCATCAACCTGGAAGACATTAAAGCACCGGAGTGCTTCCGCATTGAAACCGAGCTGCGGGAGAAGATGAACATTCCGCTGATGCACGACGACCAGCACGGCACCGCCATTATTTCCTCGGCGGCGCTGCTTAACGGGCTGGAAGTTGTGGGCAAGCGCATTGAGGATATTAAGCTGGTAGTAAGCGGCGCCGGGGCGGCGGCCATTTCCTGCCTGCGCCTGTACCTGGCGCTGGGTTTGAAGCTGGAAAACGTAGTGGTGTTCGATAAGGACGGCGTTATCAACTCCAGCCGCACGGAGCTCGACCCACTGCAGTTCCAGTTTGCCACCCAGCGCCCCATCACCAAACTGGCCGAGGCCATGGAAGGCGCCGACGTGTTCCTGGGTCTTTCAGCGGCCAATGTGCTGCCCGCCGAGCTGCTCCTGCTGATGGCCGACAACCCCATTGTGTTTGCCCTGGCTAACCCCGACCCGGAAATTGCCTACGAGCTGGCCATGGCTACCCGCCCGGACATTATAATGGCTACCGGCCGCTCCGACCACCCCAACCAGGTGAACAACGTGCTGGGCTTCCCTTACATTTTCCGGGGAGCCTTGGACGTGCGCGCTACGGAAATCAATGAGGAAATGAAGCTGGCGGCGGTAAAAGCCTTGTCCGAGCTGGCGAAGGAAGCCGTGCCGGATATGGTAAACCGCGCCTACGGGGACAACACGCTGGCTTTTGGCCGCACCTACCTCATTCCGAAGCCGCTGGACCCCCGCCTGATTACCACCGTAAGCCCGGCCGTGGCCAAAGCCGCCATGGAAAGCGGCGTGGCCCGTATTCAGATTGATGATTTCCTGGCCTACGAAGACGAGCTGCGCAGCCGCCTGGGCGTCAATCAGAAGCTGATGAACCGCATTACGCAGGCCGCCCGCAGCAACCCCAAGCGCGTGGTGTTTGCCGATGGCGACAGCTACAAAACCCTTAAAGCCGCCCAGATTCTCAGCGAAGAAGGTATTGCCAAGCCTATTCTGCTGGGCAACCGCAACAAAATTGCGCGCCTGGCTGCCGAAAACAGCCTGGACCTGGAAGGGTGCGAAATCATTGATATTCTGCAGCAGGAAGCGAAGCGGGAAGAGTATGCCAACCTGCTCTACCAGAAGCGCCAGCGCCGGGGCATTACACTGTATGAAGGCCGCCGCCTGCTGCGGGAGCGAAACTATTACGGCTCCATGATGCTGGAAACCGGCGAGGCCGATGCCTTCATTACCGGCCTCAGCAAGGACTACGGCAAGTCTATTGTGCCTTCTCTGCAGGTGATTGGGGTGGAAGCCGGCGTGCAGCGTGTGGCGTCTATGTACATCATTCAGCACAAGAAAGGCCCATTCTTCTTTGCCGATACCACTGTGAACATCGACCCCACGGCTGAGGAGATGGTGGACATCATTGGCCTCACGGCCCGTGCCGTGCGCTTTTTTGATGCCGAGCCCCGGGTGGCGGTTATCAGCTACTCCAACTTCGGCTCCAACCCCGGCGAGCTGCCCGACAAAGCCCGCAAGGCCACCGAGCTGGCCAAGAAGCGCTATCCAGAGTTGATTATCGACGGCGAAATGCAGGCCAACACCGCCCTGAACCCAGAGCTGCTGCGCGAGCAGTATCCCTTCTCCGAGCTGGCCGAAAAAGGCGGCGCCAACACCCTCATTTTCCCCAACGTTATCAGCGGCAACATTGCCTACAAGGTAATCCAGGAAATTGGCGGGGCCGAGGTAATTGGGCCGGTGCTGATGGGTATGCGCAAGCCGGTGCACATTCTGCAGCTGGGCGCCTCCGTGCGGGAAATCGTGAACATGGCCGCCATTGCGGTGGTAGATGCCCAACAGCCGCAGGACCGCCTGTAG
- the ruvA gene encoding Holliday junction branch migration protein RuvA → MIAYLDGKLAYKDPTLAIIDLNGLGYEVKISLATYSKLPAEGEKAKLYTYQHIKEDAQALYGFLDPNEKSLFMQLISVSGIGPGTGIVMVSSMSVGEIRQAIVQEDVRSIQSIKGVGPKTAQRVVLELKDKFRKEELLAKAGYDTVPLARQHNTNRSEALAALVTLGFARAAAEKQLDQIQHRHGNDLSVEELIKFALKSH, encoded by the coding sequence ATGATTGCCTACCTCGACGGTAAACTAGCCTATAAAGATCCTACCCTGGCCATTATCGACCTTAACGGCCTGGGTTATGAAGTAAAAATATCCCTGGCCACCTATTCAAAGCTGCCGGCCGAGGGTGAAAAAGCGAAACTTTACACTTATCAGCATATTAAGGAAGACGCGCAGGCCCTGTACGGCTTCCTGGACCCCAACGAAAAGTCGCTGTTTATGCAGCTGATTTCTGTGTCGGGCATTGGGCCGGGCACGGGTATTGTGATGGTATCTTCCATGTCGGTGGGGGAAATCCGGCAGGCTATTGTGCAGGAAGATGTACGCTCTATTCAGAGTATTAAAGGCGTGGGGCCCAAAACGGCCCAGCGCGTGGTGCTGGAGTTGAAAGATAAATTCCGGAAGGAAGAGCTTTTGGCTAAAGCCGGTTATGATACGGTGCCTTTGGCCCGGCAGCACAATACCAACCGCTCGGAAGCGTTAGCAGCTTTGGTTACCCTGGGCTTTGCCCGGGCGGCGGCCGAGAAACAATTAGACCAGATCCAGCACCGCCATGGCAACGATCTGAGCGTGGAAGAATTAATTAAATTTGCCCTTAAGTCCCATTAG